CCAGTTGTAGGTTCTGACTGGCAAATTTTCTTTCCGGATAATAGGTGTAGGGCATCAGCAGATAAATGTTTCCTGCGGTAAGCTCATTTGAAATCATATCAAGGTTGAAGTGTACGGTATTCCCCGAAAAAGAGAAGAGGATGTAAGGCTGGATCTTCGAAAATATATCCTCATTGCCGTAGGTGTTGGTTTTATTTTCTTTATTATACTCCGCTACCATTTTATTCCAGATAATTTCTTCTACCACAATCCATTTTACGGCAGGGAAATTTCCTTGATAATCTACCGCTTCACGGCTCATGCATTCCTTGTCGATATAAGCTTCTATATCGGTATTGATATTTGAGATTTCAATATACGCATCACGAATCGTGTACGATTTGGATGGCTTTAGTTTAATATTAAGAATTCCTCTGGGCATTGTAATTTATATTTCGGATTTGTTTTGTGGCTTTTTCTCAAAATTTTTCATATTAACAACAGGAAGAATATGCTGCAGCAGTTCTTCATCTGCATTATTGAAATTCTGTTTGCTAGGTTCTGCCGTCTGCCCTGATCTCAGAATACTGATGCAGTCTTTACCTCCGATGGGGCAGGTCGCTTTACTGTCCTCGGTTAAAATATATCCCTTGGGCGGATCATAAAGCACCTTTTCGTAGTAGTTACTCCATGAGGTTACAGATGCAGTGCAGGGATTATTATTCATCTTTGAGCAGTTTCCGAATGAATTTTTTTCAAAGGTGGTGCCTATATCTTTGTGGGTGGCGGCCAGCTTGCTTTTTCCCTGATGATCGTTGAGGTAGTATTTATTGTGGGTAAGCACCTTCAGCCGATCGGTCGTTTTACCGAACATGCAGCTGCAGATGGCGCCCTGTACGATTTTTTCTTTCAATGCCATTGTATATTGTGTTTTAATTTGTTATAAGTTGAGTCGGATCAATATGATAGTTTGCAAAAGCATTTTCTATATAATTTGAAAAATAATCTAGTGCTTTCCTGTAGACCCCTTCCTTGGTGGTCATAAAAAAATGATAAGTATCATTTTCCTCATTATAGCGCATTTCTCCTTTATTAAGGGTAAAAGATTCATGTTCAGATTCATTAATGATAACAAAAGAGGCATTTCCATGCTCAGTATGCATCCAGGAGTTTCCGGAGTCGTCAGTAAAGTTGATATAACTTCCCAAGCTGTAATTTTCGATAAGGCTCGCTTTGGTTTCCTTATTTCTCATCTTGAAACAATAGTCTAAAAAATTATTTCCGGCCTCCGCATGTTGTACTATAATAGGAGATCTGTACCTTAAATGAGCTAAAGGGCTGAACAGTTCAATAGGGAATGACGGATAGATTTCGTTGTAAGGATTGGTAAAGATATTGACCTTATTTTTTATAAATCGTGAAAAATATCTTGCGGCAATATTAAAAATTTCTTCAGCCGTCTGGGTATGTTTAATATGAAAACCATTGTCATAAAGCGTAGCTCCAGAAAGGAAAACTATTTTATAATGATATTGTTCACACTCATATTCGGTGTCATCTTTTCCGGTATATATCCATTTGTTTCCGTAGGGATCCATGAATACTAATGTATTTTCAGCCCTATTAAAATGAAGACAAAATCCTTCAAAGGTATGATACAGCTCAAAAGAATCGAAATAAGTAATTCTTCTGATACAATCCTCATAATCGTATGAATAAAAGTCACATAGGTTTTGTAAATAATATTTTGCGATCATCTGTGTCTGTTTTTATGATTAATTTTTTTGTTGATGTGGTTTATCCGAAGAAATCCCAAAATCCTTTTTTCTTCTTCTTTTCCATATAGATTTTATATTGTGCATTCTCGAAATCTATCCATTGTTGGCGGGTATAGTTCACCCCGTCGTAGGTTTTATAGATTTCCTCATCCTCGTCTTCGTCCTCATCATATACCAGAAAAGGACTTCTTTTTTCGGCGGGAGCGGTTTTGTTTTTTTCAGTATTCTGCTGGTATTGTGTAAATTCAATTCGCCTGACAGGAGTTTCTTTGCCCTCAGAATCTTTTGTGTATACCTCAAAATAGGCTCTGATATGCATTGGGAAAAGATGGAAAACATCCAGATCGAAGAAAACGTGCACTTTCATAAAGAAATCGTCTGTCTTCATGCCCGAATTTTTTGGTATAAAATATTCTGCTGCTTTAATTTTAAAAGATTTGAATTGAATTTGTACCGAGTGATAGCGGGTAATTTCCGGGTTAATTTCTTGTATCCCTTTGAATTTTACCGGGTTTTTATAGGGAACAACGGCCAGTGAAAGTTCAGTTTCTACCTTGTGAAGCGAACTGTAGTTAACGTAAAGGGGATGAAAGAATAAATTCCAGAACCAGTCATATTCCATACTCTTTTCAAAGGTTTTTCGGTCTTCAAGATTCCGTTCAAACGCTTCGTAAAAAGACTTTGCAATAGGCGTGGTATATTTTTGGGTGGCAGAAAATTTATTTCAGTGCCATCGGCCGTTCGTGATTTCATTGAAATTGGTAATCCCGGAATAATTTCCTTTTTCATCTGTTCCTACCTGAACAGGATGAATCGTTTTAGCCAGATCTTCGGCAATACGCTCATTGATTAAATCGGGCTGATGCCTGTTAAACCAAAAATGCTTTTTATCAATATTCAACAGATATCTGTTTTCTTTGGAAGTCAAAAGGATATTAATCGTATAGTCTATTCTTTTGGAAACTGAGGTGTTTGCTGCATCAAAATATTTTATTGTGGTAGCATAATTACGGGATCTGAGCCCTCTGAAATTGGGGGAAAGAATATGATCCTTGAGAGGTATGGTTTTGTTTGTCATCATGTTGTGTGTTTTTATCGAAGATTAATTGAGATCGGAAAATCAATTATCTTCTTACAATGTTACAAATTATTTCTCAAATTAATGATATCTAAATAAATAAAAATTTTGTTTAAAAATAATTCCTGTTGGAATCGTTTACAGAAGATTTCTAAGTGATTTTGAGTTTGTTTTTCTTAGTATGGTGATGGAATGGTAAGCAAATTTTGTACTTCAAATAAAGCTCTTTCATGATAAAATTTTATGTTTAAACGTAAAAATTAAACCTAAAAAATTCATAAAACACTTTCAAAAGACACAATTTTAAAAATGAATTAAGTAGTTTTACCTTAAATTTCAATTTATTTTCACTGAACAGCATTATGAAAGATATTAAAATGATTGTAACGGATATGGATGGCACTTTTCTGAACTCTTCCCACGAAGTAAGTCCGGAATTTCCTGAAATCTATGAAGAACTGAAAAAAAGAAATATCCTCTTTGTTCCTGCGAGTGGCAGACAAATGTTGGGCATCACTAAATATTTCGGGGCTATTGAGAACGAAATGGCTTTCATTGCTGAAAATGGGGGATATGTTATTTATAAAAATGAGGAGCTTTTCGCGGATCAGCTGGATCAGCAGTATATTGCTGAAATTATCAGAGCTATCCGTCATATTCCGGGGGCAACGGCTGTTTTGTCCGGGAAGAAAAAAGCGTATGTGGAAACGGATAATCAGGATTTTATCGATTATATTTCCCAGTTTTACACCGATAATGAAAGAAGAGAAGACCTGACAGAGCCTGTAGACGACAGCATCTTTAAAATTGCAATTTACCATCCTGAAGGTTCGGAAGACAATGTATATCCCGTTGCCAGAGCATTTGAAAAATACGATCTGGAGGTCGTTGTTTCCGGACAGTACTGGCTGGATATTATGAATAAAAATATCAATAAAGGTATTGCGTTAGAGAAACTTCAGAAATCCCTGAACATTACCCCTGAGGAGACCATGGCTTTTGGTGATTATATGAATGATATTCAGATGCTTGAAAACTCAAAATATTCGTATGCAATGAAGAATGCGCATCCTTCCGTGAAGAAAGCTGCCCAATTTGAAGCTTGCTCGAATGACAATTTTGGGGTGCTGGAAACAATTAAAGAATATCTGAAAAGTAATTAGTCATTCCTTAAAAACCAAGTAATATTTTGATTATCAGTTTTATGCACTTATATTTCGTAAAAAATCGTTGTAAAAAATTGCAATAAATTGTATTTTTAGGATATAAAAAGTGGCAAAATGTTAGGCAAAATAAGAGAGGATTTACAGCAGAATTTATTCAAGACCAGGCTTACGGAGCTTA
The sequence above is a segment of the Chryseobacterium sp. MYb264 genome. Coding sequences within it:
- a CDS encoding DUF4280 domain-containing protein; the protein is MALKEKIVQGAICSCMFGKTTDRLKVLTHNKYYLNDHQGKSKLAATHKDIGTTFEKNSFGNCSKMNNNPCTASVTSWSNYYEKVLYDPPKGYILTEDSKATCPIGGKDCISILRSGQTAEPSKQNFNNADEELLQHILPVVNMKNFEKKPQNKSEI
- a CDS encoding HAD family hydrolase, which translates into the protein MKDIKMIVTDMDGTFLNSSHEVSPEFPEIYEELKKRNILFVPASGRQMLGITKYFGAIENEMAFIAENGGYVIYKNEELFADQLDQQYIAEIIRAIRHIPGATAVLSGKKKAYVETDNQDFIDYISQFYTDNERREDLTEPVDDSIFKIAIYHPEGSEDNVYPVARAFEKYDLEVVVSGQYWLDIMNKNINKGIALEKLQKSLNITPEETMAFGDYMNDIQMLENSKYSYAMKNAHPSVKKAAQFEACSNDNFGVLETIKEYLKSN